Proteins from a single region of Callithrix jacchus isolate 240 chromosome 12, calJac240_pri, whole genome shotgun sequence:
- the LOC100403233 gene encoding caspase-14 isoform X3, translating into MLSSPGVADAAVTALKDVFQALGFESFERREVPVQGFLEELAWFRERLDAQGHLLGCALVALVAPRGQLWHPQQLVRELSSCGVLQGCPKVFLLLPSGPGATLEPGAFLDGLRELCSRSPHWSLVQLLTELFHRVAEESTGGTCCPVLQSSLRGALCLGGMEPWRPEPAPGPSTQYDLSKTRAALLLAVIRGRPGAQHDVEALGGLCRALGFETTVRTNPTAQAFQEELAQFREQLDTCRGPVSCALVALMAHGGPQGQLLGADGQEVQPQALMQELSRCQMLRGHPKIFLLQACRGGNRDAGVGPAALPWYRRWLWAPPSVPSHADVLQIYAEARDSSSRGPPSGSSHQADILTVYAAAEGYVAYRDERGSDFIQTLVEVLRANPGRDLLELLTEVNRRVCEQDVLGPDCDEPRKACLEICSSLRHRLCL; encoded by the exons ATGCTCAGCAGCCCTGGGGTGGCGGACGCTGCAGTCACTGCCTTGAAGGATGTGTTCCAGGCCCTGGGATTTGAGAGCTTCGAGAGGAGGGAGGTCCCGGTCCAG GGCTTCCTTGAGGAGCTGGCTTGGTTTCGGGAGCGGCTGGATGCCCAGGGGCACCTTTTGGGGTGTGCCCTAGTGGCCTTGGTGGCCCCCAGAGGGCAGCTGTGGCACCCACAACAGCTGGTCCGGGAGCTGAGCAGCTGTGGGGTCCTTCAGGGCTGCCCCAAAGTCTTTCTGCTGCTCCCAAGTGGCCCTGGTG CCACCCTGGAGCCTGGAGCCTTCCTCGATGGCCTGAGAGAGCTCTGTAGCCGCTCTCCTCACTGGTCCCTGGTACAGCTGCTGACGGAG CTCTTCCACAGGGTGGCTGAAGAGTCCACTGGGGGCACCTGCTGCCCTGTTCTTCAGAGCTCCTTGCGGGGGGCACTGTGCCTGGGAGGCATGGAGCCCTGGAGGCCCGAG CCGGCCCCCGGTCCCAGCACTCAGTATGACCTGTCCAAGACCAGGGCTGCCCTCCTCCTGGCTGTGATCCGAGGCCGGCCTGGGGCCCAGCACGATGTGGAGGCACTGGGGGGCCTGTGCCGGGCCCTGGGCTTTGAGACCACCGTGAGGACAAACCCTACAGCCCAG GCTTTCCAGGAGGAGCTAGCCCAGTTCCGGGAGCAGCTGGACACCTGCAGGGGCCCTGTGAGCTGTGCCCTTGTGGCCCTGATGGCCCATGGGGGACCTCAGGGTCAGCTGCTGGGGGCCGACGGGCAAGAGGTGCAGCCCCAGGCACTGATGCAGGAGCTGAGCCGCTGTCAGATGCTGCGGGGGCATCCCAAGATCTTCCTGCTGCAGGCCTGCCGTGGGG GAAACAGGGATGCTGGTGTGGGGCCCGCAGCTCTCCCCTGGTACCGGCGCTGGCTGTGGGCACCTCCATCTGTCCCCTCTCATGCAGATGTCCTGCAGATCTACGCCGAGGCCCGAG ACAGCTCCAGCAGGGGTCCCCCTTCAGGGAGCTCCCACCAGGCAGACATCCTGACGGTCTATGCAGCCGCTGAGG GCTATGTGGCCTATCGGGATGAGAGGGGCTCAGACTTTATCCAGACCCTGGTGGAGGTCCTCAGAGCCAACCCCGGGAGAGACCTTCTGGAGCTGCTGACTGAG GTCAACAGGCGGGTGTGTGAGCAGGATGTGCTGGGCCCCGACTGCGATGAACCCCGAAAGGCCTGCCTGGAGATCTGCAGCTCGCTCCGGCACCGGCTCTGCCTCTAG
- the LOC100403233 gene encoding caspase-14 isoform X1 translates to MAFLVAGTLRVATQIADTRDSLGRKGKYNVQGPRAALMLSSPGVADAAVTALKDVFQALGFESFERREVPVQGFLEELAWFRERLDAQGHLLGCALVALVAPRGQLWHPQQLVRELSSCGVLQGCPKVFLLLPSGPGATLEPGAFLDGLRELCSRSPHWSLVQLLTELFHRVAEESTGGTCCPVLQSSLRGALCLGGMEPWRPEPAPGPSTQYDLSKTRAALLLAVIRGRPGAQHDVEALGGLCRALGFETTVRTNPTAQAFQEELAQFREQLDTCRGPVSCALVALMAHGGPQGQLLGADGQEVQPQALMQELSRCQMLRGHPKIFLLQACRGGNRDAGVGPAALPWYRRWLWAPPSVPSHADVLQIYAEARDSSSRGPPSGSSHQADILTVYAAAEGYVAYRDERGSDFIQTLVEVLRANPGRDLLELLTEVNRRVCEQDVLGPDCDEPRKACLEICSSLRHRLCL, encoded by the exons ATGGCCTTCCTGGTGGCTGGGACCCTGCGGGTGGCCACGCAGATAGCAGATACTCgagacagcctggggagaaag GGAAAATACAACGTGCAGGGTCCAAGGGCAGCCCTGATGCTCAGCAGCCCTGGGGTGGCGGACGCTGCAGTCACTGCCTTGAAGGATGTGTTCCAGGCCCTGGGATTTGAGAGCTTCGAGAGGAGGGAGGTCCCGGTCCAG GGCTTCCTTGAGGAGCTGGCTTGGTTTCGGGAGCGGCTGGATGCCCAGGGGCACCTTTTGGGGTGTGCCCTAGTGGCCTTGGTGGCCCCCAGAGGGCAGCTGTGGCACCCACAACAGCTGGTCCGGGAGCTGAGCAGCTGTGGGGTCCTTCAGGGCTGCCCCAAAGTCTTTCTGCTGCTCCCAAGTGGCCCTGGTG CCACCCTGGAGCCTGGAGCCTTCCTCGATGGCCTGAGAGAGCTCTGTAGCCGCTCTCCTCACTGGTCCCTGGTACAGCTGCTGACGGAG CTCTTCCACAGGGTGGCTGAAGAGTCCACTGGGGGCACCTGCTGCCCTGTTCTTCAGAGCTCCTTGCGGGGGGCACTGTGCCTGGGAGGCATGGAGCCCTGGAGGCCCGAG CCGGCCCCCGGTCCCAGCACTCAGTATGACCTGTCCAAGACCAGGGCTGCCCTCCTCCTGGCTGTGATCCGAGGCCGGCCTGGGGCCCAGCACGATGTGGAGGCACTGGGGGGCCTGTGCCGGGCCCTGGGCTTTGAGACCACCGTGAGGACAAACCCTACAGCCCAG GCTTTCCAGGAGGAGCTAGCCCAGTTCCGGGAGCAGCTGGACACCTGCAGGGGCCCTGTGAGCTGTGCCCTTGTGGCCCTGATGGCCCATGGGGGACCTCAGGGTCAGCTGCTGGGGGCCGACGGGCAAGAGGTGCAGCCCCAGGCACTGATGCAGGAGCTGAGCCGCTGTCAGATGCTGCGGGGGCATCCCAAGATCTTCCTGCTGCAGGCCTGCCGTGGGG GAAACAGGGATGCTGGTGTGGGGCCCGCAGCTCTCCCCTGGTACCGGCGCTGGCTGTGGGCACCTCCATCTGTCCCCTCTCATGCAGATGTCCTGCAGATCTACGCCGAGGCCCGAG ACAGCTCCAGCAGGGGTCCCCCTTCAGGGAGCTCCCACCAGGCAGACATCCTGACGGTCTATGCAGCCGCTGAGG GCTATGTGGCCTATCGGGATGAGAGGGGCTCAGACTTTATCCAGACCCTGGTGGAGGTCCTCAGAGCCAACCCCGGGAGAGACCTTCTGGAGCTGCTGACTGAG GTCAACAGGCGGGTGTGTGAGCAGGATGTGCTGGGCCCCGACTGCGATGAACCCCGAAAGGCCTGCCTGGAGATCTGCAGCTCGCTCCGGCACCGGCTCTGCCTCTAG
- the LOC100403233 gene encoding caspase-14 isoform X4 codes for MAFLVAGTLRVATQIADTRDSLGRKGKYNVQGPRAALMLSSPGVADAAVTALKDVFQALGFESFERREVPVQGFLEELAWFRERLDAQGHLLGCALVALVAPRGQLWHPQQLVRELSSCGVLQGCPKVFLLLPSGPGATLEPGAFLDGLRELCSRSPHWSLVQLLTEPAPGPSTQYDLSKTRAALLLAVIRGRPGAQHDVEALGGLCRALGFETTVRTNPTAQAFQEELAQFREQLDTCRGPVSCALVALMAHGGPQGQLLGADGQEVQPQALMQELSRCQMLRGHPKIFLLQACRGGNRDAGVGPAALPWYRRWLWAPPSVPSHADVLQIYAEARDSSSRGPPSGSSHQADILTVYAAAEGYVAYRDERGSDFIQTLVEVLRANPGRDLLELLTEVNRRVCEQDVLGPDCDEPRKACLEICSSLRHRLCL; via the exons ATGGCCTTCCTGGTGGCTGGGACCCTGCGGGTGGCCACGCAGATAGCAGATACTCgagacagcctggggagaaag GGAAAATACAACGTGCAGGGTCCAAGGGCAGCCCTGATGCTCAGCAGCCCTGGGGTGGCGGACGCTGCAGTCACTGCCTTGAAGGATGTGTTCCAGGCCCTGGGATTTGAGAGCTTCGAGAGGAGGGAGGTCCCGGTCCAG GGCTTCCTTGAGGAGCTGGCTTGGTTTCGGGAGCGGCTGGATGCCCAGGGGCACCTTTTGGGGTGTGCCCTAGTGGCCTTGGTGGCCCCCAGAGGGCAGCTGTGGCACCCACAACAGCTGGTCCGGGAGCTGAGCAGCTGTGGGGTCCTTCAGGGCTGCCCCAAAGTCTTTCTGCTGCTCCCAAGTGGCCCTGGTG CCACCCTGGAGCCTGGAGCCTTCCTCGATGGCCTGAGAGAGCTCTGTAGCCGCTCTCCTCACTGGTCCCTGGTACAGCTGCTGACGGAG CCGGCCCCCGGTCCCAGCACTCAGTATGACCTGTCCAAGACCAGGGCTGCCCTCCTCCTGGCTGTGATCCGAGGCCGGCCTGGGGCCCAGCACGATGTGGAGGCACTGGGGGGCCTGTGCCGGGCCCTGGGCTTTGAGACCACCGTGAGGACAAACCCTACAGCCCAG GCTTTCCAGGAGGAGCTAGCCCAGTTCCGGGAGCAGCTGGACACCTGCAGGGGCCCTGTGAGCTGTGCCCTTGTGGCCCTGATGGCCCATGGGGGACCTCAGGGTCAGCTGCTGGGGGCCGACGGGCAAGAGGTGCAGCCCCAGGCACTGATGCAGGAGCTGAGCCGCTGTCAGATGCTGCGGGGGCATCCCAAGATCTTCCTGCTGCAGGCCTGCCGTGGGG GAAACAGGGATGCTGGTGTGGGGCCCGCAGCTCTCCCCTGGTACCGGCGCTGGCTGTGGGCACCTCCATCTGTCCCCTCTCATGCAGATGTCCTGCAGATCTACGCCGAGGCCCGAG ACAGCTCCAGCAGGGGTCCCCCTTCAGGGAGCTCCCACCAGGCAGACATCCTGACGGTCTATGCAGCCGCTGAGG GCTATGTGGCCTATCGGGATGAGAGGGGCTCAGACTTTATCCAGACCCTGGTGGAGGTCCTCAGAGCCAACCCCGGGAGAGACCTTCTGGAGCTGCTGACTGAG GTCAACAGGCGGGTGTGTGAGCAGGATGTGCTGGGCCCCGACTGCGATGAACCCCGAAAGGCCTGCCTGGAGATCTGCAGCTCGCTCCGGCACCGGCTCTGCCTCTAG
- the ZNF213 gene encoding zinc finger protein 213 isoform X2, with translation MAAPLEPQDQAPGVGEGLLIVKVEDSSWEQESAQHEDSRNSEACRRRFRQFCYGDAHGPHEAFSQLWELCCRWLRPELRTKEQILELLVLEQFLTALPGEIQGWVREQHPGSGEEAVALVEDLQKQPVKAWPQDVPLEEAEPKAAGQGSQAKGPPSTVGARRQPPVPQEPHSHGAQLPALLREGQTREPMDTCFVSGVHEEWGTLDPAQRDLFWDIKRENSRNTTLGLGLKGQSERSRPEEVVPALPGQAALGPVVGARRGRPPTRRRQFRDLAAEKPHSCAQCGKRFRWGSDLARHQRTHTGEKPHKCPECDKSFRSSSDLVRHQGVHTGEKPFSCSECGKSFSRSAYLAEHQRIHTGEKPFGCSDCGKSFSLRSYLLDHRRVHTGERPFGCGECDKSFKQRAHLIAHQSLHAKMAQPVG, from the exons ATGGCAGCCCCCTTGGAGCCCCAGGACCAGGCCCCTGGGGTGGGAGAAGGGCTTCTGATTGTGAAAGTGGAAGATTCCTCCTGGGAACAGGAATCTGCCCAGCATGAGGACAGCAGGAATTCCGAAGCCTGCCGCCGGCGCTTCCGGCAGTTCTGCTACGGGGATGCGCATGGGCCTCACGAGGCCTTCAGCCAGCTCTGGGAGCTGTGCTGCCGCTGGCTGCGGCCTGAGCTACGCACCAAAGAGCAGATCCTGGAGCTGCTGGTGCTGGAGCAGTTTCTGACAGCGCTGCCGGGGGAGATCCAGGGCTGGGTGCGTGAGCAGCACCCAGGAAGTGGCGAGGAGGCTGTCGCCTTGGTGGAGGACCTACAGAAGCAGCCAGTGAAAGCCTGGCCGCAG GATGTGCCCTTGGAGGAGGCGGAACCCAAGGCTGCGGGCCAGGGATCTCAGGCCAAAGGGCCTCCCTCGACAGTAGGGGCACGGAGGCAGCCACCTGTTCCCCAGGAGCCGCACAGCCATGGCG CCCAGCTTCCTGCTCTTCTTAGAGAGGGGCAGACCAGAGAGCCAATGGATACCTGCTTTGTCTCCGGCGTCCAT GAAGAATGGGGCACCCTGGACCCTGCTCAGAGGGATCTCTTCTGGGACATAAAGCGGGAGAACTCCCGGAACACCACTCTGG GTTTGGGGCTCAAAGGCCAAAGCGAGAGGTCCCGGCCAGAGGAGGTGGTGCCAGCGCTGCCAGGACAGGCGGCCCTGGGCCCAGTGGTGGGCGCGCGACGGGGACGCCCACCCACGCGCCGTCGTCAGTTCCGGGACCTGGCGGCTGAGAAGCCACACAGCTGCGCGCAGTGCGGGAAGCGCTTCCGCTGGGGCTCAGACCTGGCGCGGCACCAGCGCACGCACACGGGCGAGAAGCCGCACAAGTGCCCCGAATGCGACAAGAGCTTCCGCAGCTCCTCAGACCTGGTGCGCCACCAGGGCGTGCACACAGGCGAGAAGCCTTTCTCCTGCTCCGAGTGCGGCAAGAGCTTCAGCCGCAGCGCCTACCTGGCCGAGCACCAGCGCATCCACACAGGCGAGAAGCCCTTCGGCTGCAGCGACTGCGGCAAGAGCTTCTCGCTGCGCTCCTACCTGCTGGACCACCGGCGCGTGCACACCGGCGAGCGGCCCTTCGGCTGCGGGGAGTGCGACAAGAGCTTCAAGCAGCGCGCTCACCTCATCGCACACCAGAGCCTGCACGCCAAGATGGCCCAGCCGGTGGGGTGA
- the ZNF213 gene encoding zinc finger protein 213 isoform X1, with the protein MAAPLEPQDQAPGVGEGLLIVKVEDSSWEQESAQHEDSRNSEACRRRFRQFCYGDAHGPHEAFSQLWELCCRWLRPELRTKEQILELLVLEQFLTALPGEIQGWVREQHPGSGEEAVALVEDLQKQPVKAWPQDVPLEEAEPKAAGQGSQAKGPPSTVGARRQPPVPQEPHSHGAQLPALLREGQTREPMDTCFVSGVHGPVASADIPFYFSQEEWGTLDPAQRDLFWDIKRENSRNTTLGLGLKGQSERSRPEEVVPALPGQAALGPVVGARRGRPPTRRRQFRDLAAEKPHSCAQCGKRFRWGSDLARHQRTHTGEKPHKCPECDKSFRSSSDLVRHQGVHTGEKPFSCSECGKSFSRSAYLAEHQRIHTGEKPFGCSDCGKSFSLRSYLLDHRRVHTGERPFGCGECDKSFKQRAHLIAHQSLHAKMAQPVG; encoded by the exons ATGGCAGCCCCCTTGGAGCCCCAGGACCAGGCCCCTGGGGTGGGAGAAGGGCTTCTGATTGTGAAAGTGGAAGATTCCTCCTGGGAACAGGAATCTGCCCAGCATGAGGACAGCAGGAATTCCGAAGCCTGCCGCCGGCGCTTCCGGCAGTTCTGCTACGGGGATGCGCATGGGCCTCACGAGGCCTTCAGCCAGCTCTGGGAGCTGTGCTGCCGCTGGCTGCGGCCTGAGCTACGCACCAAAGAGCAGATCCTGGAGCTGCTGGTGCTGGAGCAGTTTCTGACAGCGCTGCCGGGGGAGATCCAGGGCTGGGTGCGTGAGCAGCACCCAGGAAGTGGCGAGGAGGCTGTCGCCTTGGTGGAGGACCTACAGAAGCAGCCAGTGAAAGCCTGGCCGCAG GATGTGCCCTTGGAGGAGGCGGAACCCAAGGCTGCGGGCCAGGGATCTCAGGCCAAAGGGCCTCCCTCGACAGTAGGGGCACGGAGGCAGCCACCTGTTCCCCAGGAGCCGCACAGCCATGGCG CCCAGCTTCCTGCTCTTCTTAGAGAGGGGCAGACCAGAGAGCCAATGGATACCTGCTTTGTCTCCGGCGTCCAT GGACCTGTGGCATCAGCAGACATTCCATTCTATTTCTCCCAGGAAGAATGGGGCACCCTGGACCCTGCTCAGAGGGATCTCTTCTGGGACATAAAGCGGGAGAACTCCCGGAACACCACTCTGG GTTTGGGGCTCAAAGGCCAAAGCGAGAGGTCCCGGCCAGAGGAGGTGGTGCCAGCGCTGCCAGGACAGGCGGCCCTGGGCCCAGTGGTGGGCGCGCGACGGGGACGCCCACCCACGCGCCGTCGTCAGTTCCGGGACCTGGCGGCTGAGAAGCCACACAGCTGCGCGCAGTGCGGGAAGCGCTTCCGCTGGGGCTCAGACCTGGCGCGGCACCAGCGCACGCACACGGGCGAGAAGCCGCACAAGTGCCCCGAATGCGACAAGAGCTTCCGCAGCTCCTCAGACCTGGTGCGCCACCAGGGCGTGCACACAGGCGAGAAGCCTTTCTCCTGCTCCGAGTGCGGCAAGAGCTTCAGCCGCAGCGCCTACCTGGCCGAGCACCAGCGCATCCACACAGGCGAGAAGCCCTTCGGCTGCAGCGACTGCGGCAAGAGCTTCTCGCTGCGCTCCTACCTGCTGGACCACCGGCGCGTGCACACCGGCGAGCGGCCCTTCGGCTGCGGGGAGTGCGACAAGAGCTTCAAGCAGCGCGCTCACCTCATCGCACACCAGAGCCTGCACGCCAAGATGGCCCAGCCGGTGGGGTGA
- the LOC100403233 gene encoding uncharacterized protein LOC100403233 isoform X2: MAFLVAGTLRVATQIADTRDSLGRKGKYNVQGPRAALMLSSPGVADAAVTALKDVFQALGFESFERREVPVQGFLEELAWFRERLDAQGHLLGCALVALVAPRGQLWHPQQLVRELSSCGVLQGCPKVFLLLPSGPGATLEPGAFLDGLRELCSRSPHWSLVQLLTELFHRVAEESTGGTCCPVLQSSLRGALCLGGMEPWRPEPAPGPSTQYDLSKTRAALLLAVIRGRPGAQHDVEALGGLCRALGFETTVRTNPTAQAFQEELAQFREQLDTCRGPVSCALVALMAHGGPQGQLLGADGQEVQPQALMQELSRCQMLRGHPKIFLLQACRGGNRDAGVGPAALPWYRRWLWAPPSVPSHADVLQIYAEARDSSSRGPPSGSSHQADILTVYAAAEGYVAYRDERGSDFIQTLVEVLRANPGRDLLELLTEADVVGWFGYFQGLTEG; the protein is encoded by the exons ATGGCCTTCCTGGTGGCTGGGACCCTGCGGGTGGCCACGCAGATAGCAGATACTCgagacagcctggggagaaag GGAAAATACAACGTGCAGGGTCCAAGGGCAGCCCTGATGCTCAGCAGCCCTGGGGTGGCGGACGCTGCAGTCACTGCCTTGAAGGATGTGTTCCAGGCCCTGGGATTTGAGAGCTTCGAGAGGAGGGAGGTCCCGGTCCAG GGCTTCCTTGAGGAGCTGGCTTGGTTTCGGGAGCGGCTGGATGCCCAGGGGCACCTTTTGGGGTGTGCCCTAGTGGCCTTGGTGGCCCCCAGAGGGCAGCTGTGGCACCCACAACAGCTGGTCCGGGAGCTGAGCAGCTGTGGGGTCCTTCAGGGCTGCCCCAAAGTCTTTCTGCTGCTCCCAAGTGGCCCTGGTG CCACCCTGGAGCCTGGAGCCTTCCTCGATGGCCTGAGAGAGCTCTGTAGCCGCTCTCCTCACTGGTCCCTGGTACAGCTGCTGACGGAG CTCTTCCACAGGGTGGCTGAAGAGTCCACTGGGGGCACCTGCTGCCCTGTTCTTCAGAGCTCCTTGCGGGGGGCACTGTGCCTGGGAGGCATGGAGCCCTGGAGGCCCGAG CCGGCCCCCGGTCCCAGCACTCAGTATGACCTGTCCAAGACCAGGGCTGCCCTCCTCCTGGCTGTGATCCGAGGCCGGCCTGGGGCCCAGCACGATGTGGAGGCACTGGGGGGCCTGTGCCGGGCCCTGGGCTTTGAGACCACCGTGAGGACAAACCCTACAGCCCAG GCTTTCCAGGAGGAGCTAGCCCAGTTCCGGGAGCAGCTGGACACCTGCAGGGGCCCTGTGAGCTGTGCCCTTGTGGCCCTGATGGCCCATGGGGGACCTCAGGGTCAGCTGCTGGGGGCCGACGGGCAAGAGGTGCAGCCCCAGGCACTGATGCAGGAGCTGAGCCGCTGTCAGATGCTGCGGGGGCATCCCAAGATCTTCCTGCTGCAGGCCTGCCGTGGGG GAAACAGGGATGCTGGTGTGGGGCCCGCAGCTCTCCCCTGGTACCGGCGCTGGCTGTGGGCACCTCCATCTGTCCCCTCTCATGCAGATGTCCTGCAGATCTACGCCGAGGCCCGAG ACAGCTCCAGCAGGGGTCCCCCTTCAGGGAGCTCCCACCAGGCAGACATCCTGACGGTCTATGCAGCCGCTGAGG GCTATGTGGCCTATCGGGATGAGAGGGGCTCAGACTTTATCCAGACCCTGGTGGAGGTCCTCAGAGCCAACCCCGGGAGAGACCTTCTGGAGCTGCTGACTGAG GCAGATGTGGTTGGTTGGTTTGGATATTTCCAAGGCCTGACAGAGGGCTGA